One stretch of Rhodohalobacter mucosus DNA includes these proteins:
- a CDS encoding aminotransferase class V-fold PLP-dependent enzyme: MSHKSLFHLDKNHHYLNCSFLSPLLKSVEEAGIRGIRMKRTPWQVTPDDFFTDSDRVRKLFGELIHAPDPESVAIMPSVSYGMGTVAANLPDQKNGKIVVAHEQFPSNIYPWERVCDDRGWELVAVSPRDPVNQRGKSWNQHMLDSIDEKTVLVALANVHWADGTRFDVESIGEKARANGAFFVIDGTQSVGAMPFDVQTVKPDALICAGYKWLFGPYGITLGYFGKRLQTGVPLEEGWITRRNSHDFSGLVNYKDEYEKGAVRFDMGERSNFVTLPMMAAALEQVLEWTPEKIQSYCDELCRNYISEWRNHGFRIEDREWRGAHMFGIRIPDDASIELLKERLRDQNVHVSVRGTAVRVAPHLYNDKEDINALHKVLMGIIP; encoded by the coding sequence ATGTCTCACAAATCACTATTTCATCTCGACAAAAACCATCACTACCTGAACTGCTCTTTTTTGTCGCCGCTGCTCAAATCGGTGGAGGAGGCGGGGATTCGGGGGATCCGCATGAAACGGACACCCTGGCAGGTGACACCCGACGATTTCTTTACCGATTCCGATCGTGTCCGAAAGCTGTTTGGGGAACTCATACATGCTCCTGATCCGGAATCCGTCGCAATCATGCCATCCGTCTCATACGGTATGGGGACGGTGGCTGCAAATTTGCCGGATCAAAAAAATGGCAAAATAGTGGTCGCTCACGAACAGTTTCCAAGTAACATCTATCCGTGGGAACGGGTTTGCGATGATCGTGGGTGGGAGTTGGTTGCGGTAAGCCCGCGTGATCCCGTCAACCAAAGGGGGAAAAGCTGGAATCAGCATATGCTGGACTCAATTGATGAGAAAACAGTGCTGGTCGCACTCGCCAACGTGCACTGGGCCGACGGCACACGGTTCGACGTGGAATCCATCGGGGAAAAGGCACGGGCTAATGGTGCTTTTTTTGTCATTGACGGCACACAGTCGGTGGGAGCCATGCCCTTTGATGTACAAACTGTAAAGCCCGATGCTCTGATTTGCGCCGGTTATAAATGGCTATTTGGCCCATATGGAATAACACTGGGCTATTTCGGAAAACGGCTTCAGACTGGAGTACCGCTCGAGGAGGGATGGATCACAAGAAGGAACAGCCATGATTTTTCAGGCCTGGTAAATTACAAGGATGAATATGAAAAGGGAGCTGTCAGGTTCGACATGGGTGAAAGAAGCAACTTTGTAACACTGCCGATGATGGCCGCTGCACTGGAACAGGTATTGGAATGGACACCGGAAAAAATCCAGTCATACTGTGATGAACTTTGCAGGAACTATATCTCAGAATGGCGAAATCATGGATTCAGAATTGAGGACCGGGAGTGGAGGGGTGCTCATATGTTCGGTATCCGGATTCCGGACGATGCATCAATTGAACTGCTGAAAGAAAGGCTCAGGGATCAAAACGTGCACGTTTCCGTGAGGGGTACAGCTGTCCGTGTGGCGCCTCACCTCTATAATGATAAGGAAGATATTAATGCGCTTCACAAGGTGCTTATGGGCATCATTCCATAA
- a CDS encoding four helix bundle protein: MSYKNLEIWNDARSLSIDIHALTLLLPKFELYETGSQIRRSSKSVRSNIVEGYARRKYTNDYTRFLIYSHASLDETRDHLEILWETGSLKDGDIYIELLQRIDKLGSKIYRFIKAIEKRN; encoded by the coding sequence ATGAGTTATAAAAATCTCGAAATATGGAATGATGCAAGATCACTGTCAATAGATATCCATGCACTGACACTTCTGTTGCCCAAATTTGAATTGTATGAAACGGGAAGTCAGATTCGGAGATCATCCAAATCCGTCAGATCCAATATTGTTGAAGGATATGCAAGAAGAAAGTACACAAATGATTATACAAGGTTTCTCATCTATTCTCATGCTTCACTTGATGAAACAAGAGATCATCTTGAAATCTTATGGGAAACCGGTTCCTTAAAAGATGGTGACATTTACATTGAACTTCTTCAACGAATTGACAAATTGGGAAGTAAGATCTACCGATTTATTAAAGCCATAGAGAAAAGAAATTAA
- a CDS encoding DUF72 domain-containing protein produces MSNPIKKYHIGLTQWGYKEWKGNFFRENAKPADFLKQYASVFNSVEGNTTFYRAPSRETVKRWGEQVDDTFKFCFKFPQGITHYKRLKDVHDDVLSFLELFDPIRTKLGPFHIQLSSQFSYNEMDKLERLVEMLPVHLHYAIEVRHPDYFDKGKQERHLTDLLKSYGIDRVVFDTRRLHALSGNEPSVREAQRKKPQTPVRFETTGNKPFIRFVGANDILNNETYLKEWAIITADWIREGKHPYMFIHAPDTLQAPALARYFHSELAKLIELTPMPAWPSERKDEQLGLF; encoded by the coding sequence ATGTCAAACCCGATCAAAAAATACCATATAGGCCTCACTCAGTGGGGCTACAAGGAGTGGAAAGGCAATTTTTTCAGGGAAAACGCCAAGCCGGCGGACTTTCTGAAGCAATACGCCTCTGTTTTTAATTCGGTGGAAGGAAATACCACTTTTTACCGTGCTCCCTCCCGCGAAACCGTAAAACGGTGGGGCGAGCAGGTGGACGATACCTTTAAGTTCTGCTTCAAATTTCCGCAGGGCATTACCCATTACAAGCGCCTGAAGGATGTCCATGATGATGTGCTATCCTTCCTGGAGCTTTTTGATCCCATTCGCACAAAGCTGGGACCATTTCATATTCAGCTCAGCTCTCAATTTTCCTACAATGAAATGGATAAGCTGGAACGGTTGGTGGAGATGCTTCCGGTGCACCTTCACTATGCCATCGAAGTGCGGCATCCCGATTATTTTGACAAGGGCAAGCAGGAGCGCCATTTAACGGATTTGCTGAAAAGCTATGGAATAGACCGCGTTGTGTTCGACACAAGGAGGCTCCATGCCCTATCAGGAAATGAGCCATCCGTCCGCGAAGCGCAGCGGAAAAAACCACAGACACCTGTCCGGTTTGAGACCACAGGAAACAAGCCGTTCATCCGTTTTGTAGGTGCCAACGACATTCTCAACAATGAAACCTACCTCAAAGAGTGGGCCATAATCACGGCCGACTGGATTCGGGAGGGTAAGCATCCCTATATGTTCATTCATGCTCCCGACACGCTCCAGGCACCTGCCCTGGCCCGATATTTTCACAGCGAACTGGCCAAACTGATTGAACTCACCCCCATGCCGGCCTGGCCTTCAGAGAGAAAGGATGAGCAACTGGGACTCTTCTGA
- a CDS encoding MgtC/SapB family protein: MQETYHIALELLVALSIGLLIGLERGWSGRKEEEGDRIAGIRTFSLIGLLGGVWALLSMELNEWIIAVAFLAVSILIIAAHILDVREDSDVGVTTAFAMMLTFALSAWAMFGNELLALGVTVIVMALLGYKPVLHKWLRKMKTRELYATIKLLIISVVLLPLLPDQGYGPWQALNPYWVWLMVVLITGLSFLGYFAIKIGGNKVGTLVTAITGGLASSTAVTVSLAQFARKYEVKILFMGGVMIASSIMFVRVMIEVAVVNPELLNSLWIPVSIMFTGMVAGGWWLWRFTPDKNGLEKKLDLKNPFQITTALKFGALLALILMLSEGMQEWFGDEGVYLLSIASGLMDVDAITLSLSKMANDDLSHSVAVLGIILAAATNTIVKGAIFAFYVGVKESLRLIVLIILVAAAGITSALIL; this comes from the coding sequence ATGCAGGAAACCTATCATATAGCTCTTGAACTGCTGGTAGCTCTCTCTATCGGGCTTCTGATTGGCCTCGAACGGGGATGGAGCGGGAGAAAAGAGGAGGAGGGCGACCGGATAGCCGGCATCCGCACCTTCAGCCTTATTGGGCTCCTGGGAGGAGTATGGGCCCTTCTTTCAATGGAGTTGAACGAATGGATTATAGCTGTCGCGTTTCTTGCCGTATCCATCCTGATTATTGCAGCCCATATTCTGGATGTACGTGAAGACAGTGACGTCGGGGTTACAACCGCGTTTGCCATGATGCTTACATTTGCTCTATCTGCGTGGGCAATGTTCGGAAATGAACTTCTGGCATTGGGTGTCACTGTTATCGTTATGGCACTGCTGGGTTATAAGCCGGTTCTTCACAAGTGGCTCAGAAAAATGAAAACCAGGGAGCTTTACGCCACCATCAAGCTCCTCATCATATCGGTTGTGCTGCTGCCGCTGTTGCCTGATCAGGGATACGGGCCCTGGCAGGCACTGAACCCATATTGGGTCTGGCTGATGGTTGTACTGATAACCGGCCTCTCTTTTCTTGGGTATTTTGCCATTAAAATCGGGGGGAACAAAGTCGGAACACTGGTCACCGCCATAACCGGGGGACTCGCTTCTTCTACAGCCGTTACGGTGAGCCTTGCGCAGTTTGCACGCAAATATGAGGTGAAAATTTTGTTTATGGGCGGAGTCATGATTGCTTCCTCCATCATGTTTGTGCGAGTGATGATAGAAGTGGCCGTTGTTAACCCTGAACTGTTAAACAGTCTCTGGATTCCCGTTTCCATCATGTTTACAGGCATGGTTGCAGGCGGTTGGTGGCTTTGGAGATTCACGCCTGACAAAAACGGATTGGAAAAAAAGCTGGACCTGAAGAACCCGTTTCAAATTACTACTGCCCTTAAGTTCGGGGCACTTCTTGCTCTTATACTAATGCTTTCGGAAGGCATGCAGGAGTGGTTTGGCGACGAAGGTGTTTACCTGCTGTCGATCGCATCCGGATTGATGGACGTGGACGCAATCACTCTCTCGCTTTCTAAAATGGCAAACGATGACCTGAGCCACAGCGTAGCAGTTTTAGGAATTATTCTTGCCGCCGCCACCAATACAATTGTTAAGGGCGCCATCTTTGCCTTCTATGTAGGGGTGAAAGAGAGCCTCAGATTAATCGTTTTGATTATACTGGTTGCGGCTGCGGGTATTACAAGTGCGCTCATTTTATGA
- a CDS encoding sodium:solute symporter family protein — MPFTWLDYTVIAGYVLLMVIVGYIAQKRGQETLEDYFTSGKNLPWWLIGISMVATTFAADTPLAVTGIVASEGIAGNWIWWNFMFSGLITVFLYAKLWKRADVITDVEFISIRYSGKPARILRGFRSLYLAFPINCIILGWVTVGMAKILTVITGAEQWMIILILYLLIGLYISMSGLWGVIITDFVQFIIAMGGSILLAWYAVDHVGGLDQLQAGLNELFGEGHSVLSINPLTSPEIALATGLVWVGMMWWASWYPGSEPGGGGYIAQRMFSAKDEKNAVGGTLLFNVAHFALRPWPWILVALVAMIVYPNLDDPETGYPLLMLELLPAGLLGLLAVAFLAAFVSTVSTHLNWGASYVVNDFYKPFIKQEYKFETKEEAQNHYVKVSRWTTLLIMAVAILVSYLFDTVRGGWEAILSIGAGTGLVYMLRWFWWRINAWSEIAAMTAAAVGFTLTKILGYDDFAEQMIFTTIFATIVWIAATLFTQPTDEKTLQSFFDRVKPGGPGWKRFLAAGEETYSLLPGILFAAISAASIIILLFGMGEIFFGSMMLGLGCFAAGTGGLWFVVRKI, encoded by the coding sequence ATGCCCTTTACCTGGCTCGACTACACCGTAATCGCCGGCTATGTGCTGCTGATGGTGATTGTAGGGTACATTGCACAAAAACGGGGACAGGAAACTCTTGAAGATTATTTCACGAGCGGCAAAAACCTTCCCTGGTGGCTCATCGGTATTTCGATGGTGGCCACCACCTTTGCGGCCGATACTCCCCTGGCCGTCACGGGCATCGTGGCCAGCGAGGGTATCGCCGGGAACTGGATCTGGTGGAACTTTATGTTCTCGGGTCTGATTACCGTTTTCCTTTACGCTAAGCTCTGGAAACGGGCCGATGTGATTACCGATGTAGAGTTTATCTCCATTCGCTATTCAGGTAAACCGGCTCGTATTCTCCGCGGATTCCGGTCGCTCTATCTCGCCTTTCCCATTAACTGTATAATCCTGGGATGGGTTACGGTTGGGATGGCCAAAATCCTGACCGTGATCACAGGTGCCGAACAGTGGATGATTATTCTGATTCTCTATTTATTGATTGGACTATACATCTCCATGTCGGGCCTCTGGGGTGTGATTATCACCGATTTTGTGCAGTTTATCATTGCGATGGGCGGCTCCATCCTGCTCGCCTGGTATGCTGTGGATCACGTGGGTGGCCTGGATCAGCTGCAAGCGGGACTGAACGAACTGTTCGGTGAGGGGCATTCGGTTCTCTCCATCAATCCGCTCACCAGTCCCGAGATCGCACTGGCAACCGGGCTGGTTTGGGTAGGCATGATGTGGTGGGCCTCATGGTACCCGGGATCGGAACCCGGCGGAGGCGGTTATATCGCCCAGCGAATGTTTTCCGCCAAAGATGAGAAAAACGCAGTAGGCGGGACACTGCTGTTCAATGTGGCCCATTTTGCACTGCGGCCGTGGCCCTGGATTCTGGTCGCCCTGGTGGCGATGATTGTCTATCCCAATCTGGATGATCCTGAAACCGGCTATCCCCTGCTGATGCTGGAGTTGCTCCCAGCCGGGCTCCTGGGTCTGCTGGCCGTGGCATTTTTGGCGGCATTTGTCTCCACAGTCTCCACACATCTCAATTGGGGCGCCTCATATGTGGTAAACGACTTTTACAAGCCATTCATCAAACAGGAGTACAAGTTTGAAACGAAGGAAGAGGCGCAGAACCACTATGTGAAAGTGTCGCGCTGGACCACGTTGTTGATCATGGCGGTGGCCATACTGGTGTCCTACCTGTTTGACACGGTTCGCGGCGGATGGGAGGCGATTCTCTCCATAGGCGCCGGCACCGGACTGGTGTACATGCTGCGCTGGTTCTGGTGGCGCATCAATGCATGGAGCGAGATTGCAGCGATGACGGCGGCCGCGGTTGGCTTTACTCTCACAAAGATCCTTGGCTATGACGATTTTGCCGAACAGATGATCTTCACCACCATTTTTGCCACGATTGTCTGGATTGCGGCTACGCTGTTCACACAGCCCACCGACGAAAAGACCCTGCAGAGTTTCTTTGACAGGGTAAAGCCAGGAGGGCCCGGATGGAAACGGTTTTTGGCTGCCGGCGAGGAGACCTATTCCCTGCTTCCGGGGATATTGTTTGCTGCTATCAGTGCGGCTTCGATTATTATCCTGCTATTCGGAATGGGAGAGATTTTCTTTGGATCGATGATGCTAGGCCTGGGATGCTTTGCTGCCGGCACGGGAGGGCTTTGGTTTGTGGTTAGAAAAATATAG
- a CDS encoding four helix bundle protein has translation MLDLKHKNLRVYRESIQLTKLIYLTTEHFPNHEKYGLTNQMRRAAISISSNLSEGSARKSKNERIRFYEIARSSLVELDAQIETVIELEYLRRDELEELNEKINYVFALISRFMYTQ, from the coding sequence ATGCTTGATTTAAAACACAAAAATCTGAGGGTATACAGAGAGAGTATTCAGCTCACAAAGTTGATCTATTTAACCACAGAGCATTTTCCAAACCATGAAAAGTATGGTTTAACTAATCAAATGCGCAGGGCTGCCATATCGATTTCATCGAATCTGAGTGAAGGGTCTGCCAGAAAATCAAAGAATGAAAGAATTCGATTTTATGAGATCGCCCGATCATCGCTTGTAGAGCTGGATGCACAAATTGAGACCGTAATCGAACTCGAATATCTTAGAAGAGATGAATTAGAGGAACTAAATGAAAAGATAAACTATGTGTTCGCTCTTATTAGCAGATTCATGTATACACAATAA
- a CDS encoding serine hydrolase domain-containing protein, whose product MMLAAADSAFAQPENGDALPAVADRVFDIGSVESIMIEREGEIIHQDFRGRMNPNRSTNIKSASKSILSLLIGIAIEEGYIESVNEPIGQYFPEFFEANPDSVKESITIRDLLTMRAGLESTSIRNYGRWVVSSNWVEYALSRDLVARPGGRMVYSTGTSHLLSVILTKASGMSTRTFANRYLFEPMGMELGGWDRDPQGYYMGGNNMAMRPADMLKIGRMMMNLGEYNGRRIVPAQWILESVEVYTRSNFNPYDFGYMWWRRPVNGYEIVFAWGHGGQYIMMLPEIDTVIVMTSNLMTSRGRGYQRELFRYLESELIPALAHSPGSPQRREGRGG is encoded by the coding sequence ATGATGCTGGCTGCAGCAGATTCAGCCTTCGCACAACCGGAAAACGGTGATGCACTGCCGGCAGTCGCCGACCGTGTTTTCGACATCGGATCTGTGGAAAGTATCATGATAGAGCGTGAAGGAGAGATCATTCACCAGGACTTTCGCGGTCGAATGAACCCCAACCGGTCTACAAACATCAAATCGGCTTCCAAAAGTATCCTCTCTCTGCTTATTGGCATTGCGATTGAAGAGGGGTATATCGAAAGCGTAAATGAACCCATCGGACAGTATTTCCCGGAGTTTTTTGAAGCCAATCCGGACTCTGTAAAGGAGTCAATCACGATCCGTGATCTGCTCACCATGAGGGCCGGGCTCGAATCAACCAGTATCCGCAACTACGGCCGCTGGGTTGTGAGCAGCAACTGGGTGGAGTATGCGCTATCCCGTGATCTGGTGGCCCGGCCGGGCGGACGCATGGTATACAGTACCGGAACATCGCATCTGCTATCGGTGATTCTTACCAAAGCCAGCGGCATGAGCACACGCACGTTTGCCAACCGGTACCTCTTTGAGCCGATGGGCATGGAGCTTGGAGGCTGGGACCGTGACCCGCAGGGATACTACATGGGCGGCAACAATATGGCGATGCGGCCCGCCGATATGCTCAAGATCGGACGCATGATGATGAACCTGGGCGAGTACAACGGCCGCCGGATCGTACCCGCTCAATGGATACTGGAGTCGGTGGAGGTGTACACCCGTAGTAACTTCAATCCGTATGATTTTGGCTACATGTGGTGGCGCCGGCCGGTAAACGGCTATGAGATTGTCTTTGCATGGGGCCATGGCGGCCAGTATATCATGATGCTGCCTGAAATCGACACCGTGATCGTTATGACCTCCAACCTGATGACCAGCCGAGGCCGAGGCTACCAGCGGGAACTCTTCCGGTACCTCGAATCCGAGCTCATTCCGGCACTGGCGCATTCGCCGGGTTCACCGCAGAGGCGCGAAGGCCGCGGAGGATGA
- a CDS encoding PQQ-dependent sugar dehydrogenase, protein MPEGPVPLSGDVPEATGWSADTLITGLEQPWAAAFLPGGDLLITERPGRILRVSTESMTTTAISGVPDVYSGGQGGLLDISLHPLFEENGMVYLTYASGDENVNRTTVGRGQLDDNTIHDFEEIFRVFPDKDGNQHFGSRMEWTSDSTFAVSVGDGGNRPQETTGILSREHAQLLNSHLGKILHLNQDGSVAAGNPFENDPDAFPEVWSYGHRNIQGMAIDPKTGNLWANEHGSKGGDELNLIQKGANYGWPDATYSREYWYTRISRETSLPGMEDPKVVWTPSQAPSGLMVYTGDAFPEWQGDLFSGGLVGEQVRRIILDGETIVGEEKIPIGRRVRDVKQGPDGFIYVLTAHDDGELIRITPE, encoded by the coding sequence ATGCCTGAGGGGCCCGTTCCGCTTAGCGGTGACGTGCCCGAGGCAACGGGCTGGTCTGCCGACACCCTCATCACCGGGCTTGAGCAGCCCTGGGCGGCAGCCTTTCTGCCCGGCGGTGATTTGCTAATCACCGAGCGGCCAGGACGCATTCTGAGAGTCAGCACCGAATCGATGACGACCACCGCCATCAGCGGCGTTCCCGATGTCTATTCCGGGGGCCAGGGCGGTCTGCTCGATATTTCCCTGCATCCCCTCTTTGAAGAAAACGGCATGGTCTATCTCACCTACGCCTCGGGTGATGAAAACGTGAACCGGACTACAGTGGGACGAGGCCAGCTGGACGACAACACCATCCATGATTTTGAAGAAATTTTCAGGGTTTTTCCCGATAAAGACGGTAATCAGCATTTCGGTTCCAGAATGGAATGGACATCCGACTCCACCTTTGCCGTGTCGGTGGGCGACGGCGGCAATCGTCCGCAGGAGACGACCGGTATTCTGAGCCGTGAACATGCGCAGCTCCTCAATTCGCACCTGGGAAAGATCCTTCATCTCAACCAGGATGGTTCAGTGGCAGCCGGCAACCCGTTTGAAAATGACCCGGACGCCTTTCCGGAGGTCTGGAGTTACGGCCACCGCAATATCCAGGGGATGGCCATAGATCCCAAAACAGGAAACCTTTGGGCAAACGAGCATGGATCGAAAGGCGGGGATGAATTAAACCTGATTCAGAAAGGTGCCAACTACGGCTGGCCCGACGCCACGTACAGCCGTGAGTACTGGTACACACGAATATCTCGCGAAACCTCCCTGCCAGGTATGGAGGACCCAAAAGTGGTCTGGACACCCTCACAGGCTCCCAGCGGGCTGATGGTCTATACCGGTGATGCCTTCCCCGAATGGCAGGGCGATCTCTTTAGCGGCGGCCTCGTCGGCGAGCAGGTTCGGCGCATCATACTCGATGGCGAGACGATCGTTGGGGAGGAAAAAATCCCGATCGGACGACGGGTGCGCGACGTGAAACAGGGACCCGACGGGTTTATCTATGTACTCACTGCTCATGATGATGGGGAGTTGATACGGATCACCCCTGAATAG
- a CDS encoding S9 family peptidase yields MRNSFSVQTLFIVLLLFCNPLFAQDKALTVDDYDRWSRIVGAELSNDGNWMAYGLRPNGGDDTLHVVSLANDTEYIIPLGENAVFSDNSGWVAYTVTVDEETRESLEEKGDPVFESAQILHLRSGEKYTVERLESMTFTEDGRYWAVHRKKPETDKSKHKGTDLIVRDLQSGTVVNLGNVSEFAFNKKSSHLAYLVDASERAGNGIYLRNMESGALLTLDSDSSVYSGLTWDDDDALRNEWPSKGNALAVLKGHSSDSLMHIVNELVVLQNLDSSVRKTVLNPDSQRNFPDGMVISENRDLQWSSNGELLFIGIRPQQPKVEMDRDTIPNVDVFHWKDDRIQTVQERQAARDRRFTYVASFSPANSSFTRLTDEGMREMNFSRHNRYMIGRDEKPYISDLNWGVSPADLYRVDVSSGERTRFAVEIKRTMGFSPDGRYYLFQKVAEQDTILYVYDVERNRNVNLTQSSPVSFINVDHPYPHESPTYGVAGWAQDGDHVIMNHKHDLWRLALDGSGAENITRGVGERDQIIFRHVSLDDDERYIDTSEDLLLSAFGRWTKKNGFYRLRMGNNPRSLVYEDVRFGNPEKARDENRIVLTRETFVEFPDYYHTKTSFRNFTKITDANPQQAEYGWGERVLIDFENSRGERLQGTLTLPAGYEPGETYPMIVYFYERMSDRHHQYSMPVYDDRPHMSTYASNGYLVFMPDIVFEFGRPGTSSLDAITAGTQKVIDLGYADPDQLGLQGHSWGGYQSSFILTQTDLFATVVTGAPPTNLTSFYNNIYGSSGTNHHGIMEIGQVRMGRGVTPWTHREMYQRENPMFFVPDIEIPFMILHGTDDGAVDWMQGLEFYNAARRMGKEVVLLSYPGEGHHLGREANQIDFQIRMKEWFDHYVKGAPAADWIVNGIPYIEKQYNRAE; encoded by the coding sequence ATGAGAAATTCATTTTCCGTACAAACCCTTTTCATCGTTCTGTTACTGTTCTGCAATCCGCTTTTCGCGCAGGATAAAGCACTCACCGTCGACGATTACGACCGCTGGTCGCGCATCGTGGGGGCCGAACTGTCGAACGACGGTAACTGGATGGCCTACGGTCTCCGCCCAAACGGGGGCGACGATACCCTGCATGTGGTTTCACTTGCAAACGATACGGAGTACATCATTCCACTCGGTGAAAATGCCGTCTTTTCAGATAATAGCGGCTGGGTGGCCTATACCGTAACCGTGGATGAGGAGACCCGTGAGTCGCTGGAGGAAAAAGGAGATCCGGTTTTTGAAAGCGCACAGATTTTACACTTGAGGTCGGGCGAAAAATATACGGTTGAACGCCTGGAAAGCATGACATTTACAGAAGACGGCAGATACTGGGCTGTGCATCGCAAAAAACCGGAAACTGACAAGAGCAAGCATAAAGGAACCGACCTTATAGTACGTGACCTTCAGAGCGGTACCGTTGTGAACCTGGGGAATGTGTCTGAATTTGCGTTCAACAAAAAAAGCAGCCACCTGGCATATCTGGTAGACGCAAGTGAGCGAGCAGGGAACGGGATTTATCTCAGAAACATGGAGTCGGGTGCACTCCTTACCCTCGACTCCGATTCATCGGTCTATTCCGGGCTCACGTGGGATGATGATGATGCGCTGCGCAATGAGTGGCCCTCAAAAGGCAATGCACTTGCTGTATTGAAAGGCCACAGTTCAGATTCATTGATGCACATTGTGAATGAGCTGGTTGTATTGCAAAATCTCGATTCTTCAGTAAGAAAAACCGTCTTGAATCCGGATAGCCAAAGAAATTTTCCGGACGGGATGGTGATCAGCGAAAACAGGGACCTGCAGTGGAGTTCGAACGGCGAACTATTGTTTATCGGAATTCGTCCTCAGCAGCCAAAGGTCGAGATGGACCGCGATACCATTCCCAACGTGGACGTGTTTCACTGGAAGGACGACCGCATTCAGACCGTGCAGGAACGCCAGGCGGCCAGAGACCGCCGTTTTACCTATGTGGCATCCTTCAGCCCGGCAAACTCATCCTTCACCCGTCTCACCGATGAGGGGATGCGTGAAATGAACTTTTCAAGGCACAACCGCTACATGATCGGCCGGGATGAAAAACCGTATATCAGCGACCTGAACTGGGGTGTTTCTCCGGCCGACCTGTACCGGGTAGATGTGTCCAGCGGCGAGAGAACCCGTTTTGCGGTAGAGATTAAGCGCACCATGGGTTTTTCACCCGACGGCCGGTACTACCTCTTTCAGAAAGTGGCCGAACAGGATACGATTCTCTATGTCTATGATGTTGAGCGAAACCGGAATGTGAATCTCACTCAATCGTCACCCGTCAGCTTTATTAATGTAGACCATCCCTATCCCCATGAAAGCCCGACCTACGGCGTGGCCGGCTGGGCACAGGACGGTGACCATGTGATCATGAATCATAAGCACGACCTCTGGAGGCTGGCTCTCGACGGCTCCGGCGCTGAGAACATTACCCGCGGTGTGGGTGAACGGGATCAGATCATCTTCCGTCATGTCTCACTGGATGATGATGAACGGTATATAGACACATCGGAGGATCTGCTGCTCTCCGCATTTGGCCGCTGGACCAAGAAAAACGGCTTCTACCGTCTGAGGATGGGTAACAATCCGAGAAGTCTCGTATACGAGGATGTTCGATTCGGCAATCCGGAAAAGGCGCGCGATGAAAATCGTATTGTTCTCACACGCGAGACGTTTGTTGAGTTTCCCGACTATTATCATACCAAAACATCCTTCCGAAATTTTACGAAAATTACGGATGCCAACCCCCAACAGGCTGAATATGGCTGGGGAGAGCGCGTTCTTATTGATTTTGAAAACAGCAGGGGTGAAAGGCTTCAGGGAACGCTCACGCTGCCTGCAGGTTATGAGCCGGGTGAGACGTATCCGATGATCGTCTACTTCTACGAGAGAATGTCGGACCGCCATCATCAATACTCGATGCCGGTGTATGACGACCGCCCTCACATGTCGACCTACGCCAGCAACGGCTATCTCGTATTCATGCCGGATATCGTATTTGAGTTCGGCCGGCCGGGCACCAGCTCGCTGGATGCAATCACGGCAGGAACACAAAAAGTTATTGACCTGGGATATGCCGATCCGGATCAGCTTGGCCTTCAGGGACACAGCTGGGGCGGGTACCAGTCATCGTTTATCCTGACGCAAACAGATCTGTTTGCTACGGTTGTAACGGGAGCCCCGCCTACAAACCTGACCAGCTTCTACAATAATATCTACGGCAGCTCGGGAACCAACCACCACGGCATCATGGAGATCGGCCAGGTACGGATGGGCCGTGGCGTTACGCCGTGGACCCACCGCGAGATGTACCAGCGGGAAAACCCCATGTTCTTTGTGCCGGATATTGAAATACCGTTCATGATCCTGCACGGAACCGACGACGGAGCCGTAGACTGGATGCAGGGCCTCGAATTTTACAACGCCGCTCGCAGAATGGGCAAGGAGGTAGTGCTGCTGTCGTATCCCGGTGAAGGCCACCACCTGGGCAGGGAGGCGAACCAGATCGATTTCCAGATCCGCATGAAGGAGTGGTTCGATCACTACGTAAAAGGCGCCCCAGCCGCAGACTGGATCGTCAATGGAATCCCATACATCGAAAAACAGTACAACAGGGCGGAGTGA